The following nucleotide sequence is from Paenibacillus andongensis.
CTTTTCTTTTCGGTTTTCAAACTCTAAATCTGGGGACTTATATTAGCTTCGCACTTGAAGATATAGTTAATGACTATACATGATATAGAAATAATGGAATTGTTCATGAAGGATAATTTCAATATGATAGAACATAAACAGTTAAAGATCATACAAGGAGTGTTTACAAAATGGAAAAACAAACAGAAGGAATTCACCATATAACGGCTTTTGTAAAGAATGCTCAAAAAAATGTGGACTTTTATGCAGGGGTACTAGGTCTGAGACTTGTAAAAAAAACGATCAACTTTGACGCTCCGGAAGTTTATCATTTGTATTTCGGTAATGAATCAGGTCGTCCAGGTACCGTAATCACATTCTTTCCATTTGAGTTGGGTCGTAAAGGGCGTATTGGTGGAGGACAGGTCGGTATAACAACATATGTCGTTCCTTTAGGTGCACTCGATTTTTGGAAAGAACGCCTAGAAAGCTTTCATGTTCCTTATTCTTTGAAGACGAGGTTTGATGAGAATTACTTAACATTTTCAGATCCGGATGGTTTACAGCTAGAGATTGTAGAGCGCGAGGAAGGAGATTTGAGTCAGTGGTCGTTTGGTGGTGTTTCAATAGATAAAGCTATCAAAGGTTTTGGCGGCGCTGTCCTGTATAGTACCGCACCCGAAAAAACGATGAATGTCCTAGAGCAAGTCTTGGGTCTTCAAAAGGTGAACCAAGAAGGGGATTTTATTCGCTATAAATCGACAGCGAGTATTGGTAATGTTATTGACGTAAACATTGCGGCAATGGAGTGGGGCATAAGTGGAGCCGGTACTGTTCATCATATTGCATGGCGCGCAAAGGATGATGAAGATCATGCTTCATGGAGAACACATGTAGAGCAACATGGCTTCCATCCCACAGACGTTATCGACCGACAATATTTCAATGCGATTTATTTTCGTGAAGAAGGCGGCATCCTGTTTGAAATTGCTACGGATCCACCAGGTTTTGCAGTAGATGAGCAATCAGATGTATTAGGTGAAAAACTGATGCTTCCGGAATGGTTTGAAGCTGACCGTGCAGAAATCGCAAAAGGTTTATCACCTATCCAAGTACGTGCGATGGAGTCAGATAAATGAAAAGTGAAGAATTCAAAATATATAAAGGGAAAGATATTGATGTTTTGTTTCACTCTGGAAAATGCGGTCATTCGGCAAATTGCGTGAGAGGGTTACCAGGAGTGTTCAACGTTAAAAAGAAACCATGGATTCAGGCAGATGGAGAAACGGCTGACAAAATCGCAGATCTTATCGATAAATGCCCAAGCGGTGCTTTGCAATATATAAGAAAAGACCATCAAGCATGAATGGGGTAACAATAATGATTGAAATTAATAAAGATACGAACAGTTTTTATGTAGGAGATCAGGATAAAAGAGAGGCAGAATTACATTATGTTCCATCTGGGCATGGAATTATAATCGTAGATCACACGTTTGTTTCCGATCGTCTGCGAGGACAAGGGAT
It contains:
- a CDS encoding ring-cleaving dioxygenase translates to MEKQTEGIHHITAFVKNAQKNVDFYAGVLGLRLVKKTINFDAPEVYHLYFGNESGRPGTVITFFPFELGRKGRIGGGQVGITTYVVPLGALDFWKERLESFHVPYSLKTRFDENYLTFSDPDGLQLEIVEREEGDLSQWSFGGVSIDKAIKGFGGAVLYSTAPEKTMNVLEQVLGLQKVNQEGDFIRYKSTASIGNVIDVNIAAMEWGISGAGTVHHIAWRAKDDEDHASWRTHVEQHGFHPTDVIDRQYFNAIYFREEGGILFEIATDPPGFAVDEQSDVLGEKLMLPEWFEADRAEIAKGLSPIQVRAMESDK
- a CDS encoding (4Fe-4S)-binding protein, with product MKSEEFKIYKGKDIDVLFHSGKCGHSANCVRGLPGVFNVKKKPWIQADGETADKIADLIDKCPSGALQYIRKDHQA
- a CDS encoding GNAT family N-acetyltransferase translates to MIEINKDTNSFYVGDQDKREAELHYVPSGHGIIIVDHTFVSDRLRGQGIGQELVRRVVEFARKERLKIMPLCPFTKSQFDQHQDYDDVLLK